The Cryptomeria japonica chromosome 9, Sugi_1.0, whole genome shotgun sequence DNA segment CTCTCAGTTGTTCTCTCAGTTGTTAACTAATGATGAAAGCTTTTTTGGGCCTTCTTTTTGTTTTTATCTGACAAGAAGAAAAACTATATTTCTgttgcaaaagaaagaaagaaagattcttttatagTCAACAATACCAGGCAATCTGTATATAGGTCTACAAATGGCTTATATGGGACTGCCCCATACTTCTTGCGGGAGGCACCTAACTGTACTACAAATGAGACACCCATACCTTACCTCCTGTGGGATTTAAATTTGTAACCTCTTTCAAGAGCACgagttctccaccactagaccaactcagGCTATACCACCAAGGACAGTCATGGCATATGTCAACACAAACAAACTATATCAAAACTTGTTCAATAGTCTACTTACAATTTTTATTGCAGCTCTAAATAATTCAACTCTAAATAATTCAAGAGAATTGAGTACAAACTATTGTGAAAATAGGGAAGGATATCATATCAAAGTTGGTAGACATTGTTATCATTTCTGTCTTATTTAGGTCTTAGAACTGTCTTTGAGGCCAGCATTTTGCTCTGCCACAACCTCTGAACTTGTTTTTTGATATATTAACCATAATCCATTGCAAATCGTTGACGAGGTTGTGGCGAAGTCATAACAGGAACCACTTGTGAAGGTGGTGAGATTGTGGTGTATGATTATATGGTGCATTTGACTGTGACCAAAGAGTATAAATCTTCAGAATGGAATCCAAGCTTACTTAAGGCTGCCCTTAACCTCAATGAAGACATACAAACAAAAAATAACCAACTGCTTTTCTGTCACTTTTAATTTTATGACCTCAACGAAATTGACATATTCTCTACACTTTACACACAATGCTCTGTTATAGATATTTTAAGTATTTTGTGAAGATCTATTGTGTGAGTTCTCTTATGTCACATGCACCGATCACCATCCACTATTTACAGTACATATAAAGTAAATGAGTTACATGGAAAATCaagtccaatgaaaactagaaccAATAACATCTGTAACTTTGCCTCAACAGGCAATGAACCTACACCCTTTGACAAACAAGTCACCTTGGTTTATCTAGAAGTTAAAGGTAAATGCAATTTTTAAGGTCACCACCAAGGGAAACACCAATCTGTTGTATGAGATCTCCTTTTTGAAATCCCAAAGTAGATTGTTTCTTCCATTGACATTGAATATTATTCAGATTTCTTACTCATAGGTTTTGACCTCACCAACAAGATTGGTAATGAACTCAAACTTGTCAATCCATCTACACAGGGAGTactttggcttcaaaatatttggtTCCTTCAAACAGACTTGGATATTATCCTCATTAAAGTTGCCTTGAATCTCTCATCTTATTTCTCATGAACTTAATAGGACTCTGATCGACTTAAGTTGCCTTGAATCTCTCATCTTGTTTCTCATGAACTTAATAGGATTCTGATCGACTTACTTGAGATTCTACCAGCATTTTGCAGACATTCTCCCATGGGAGTGAAGCATTATAATCTCACATACATATGGCATATATGTGTGtggtgtgtgtgtgcatgtgcgtgGTCTGTGCATGATTATGCTATCATTCTGCACAAACATTCTCCCATGCAAGTGAAACGTTTTAATCTCACACACATATAGTATTTATGTGTGTGGTGCGTGCGTGCATGTGCATGGCCTGTTTGCACACACACACGTGTCTGTGTGTTTGTGTATAAATATTAAACATTCAAAGACATGAAGTTGAGATAGGTGAGGCAACACAAAGTACTTTAAAGTTGTTTTGCAGTGAAGTCAGTAGCATGAAGTGTGGAAGAATGTCCATAGATGAGCATGGATATCGACCCTGACACACATGCTTCTTTTCATGATATACAATAGAGATTCAACATAAAACACTCCACAATGTTTCTCACACAGAGCTTACATATACACACAGACCTAAACTAGTAAACAGTCCATGTTGGAAACAAACAAATCTAGCATGTGTACATATAATGAATGGCACTTCAACAATTGAGCGACAGAATGGGATATAGAAGATAAAGGTCAGAAAGATAAGACATTGCAAGAAAACATTCCATAGCCCATCACATTAATAATAATTGAAGTTTTATCTTTTGTAGATTTGAGAAAGATACAAAAGATAAAACATCCCAAGAGGATTCAAGCCCATATTTACAATTCTCAATCCTTTATTTTAGGATTTGTGAAAGACAATATACCCAACCCTAGTACAGAAAGCTGAATAATGTAAAGGTGGCCATGATGTGTTTGTATGCACACTGAGCAGTGGATCTgctttttttttaatgttaaatcAGAGAATACAGGGCGGATGTATACTTTGCATTGCATGGAATGCATTACAGGATAGACATCAAAGCAAAGCTCATATTGTGCCTAAAGGAGCATTGTGAATCTTTAAATCTTCAAACAGATAGTCTGCCTTTTCCAGATGTCTTTACTAGTCTAACTCTCTATTCCTGTTGTTCATTTGTGATCAAAATCGGTTGTTTGATATGGTCTTGTGATATTGGACAAACCTAGGAATTCATTATCTGCCTACAGTTTGTGTGTTATGCAAACACTCAAATTGCTCTTGATTTTGCAAAATGGGTCATTGTAAAGGTGTGATCCCTTCTCTATTGGATATGCACTTAAGATTGAGATCcttgtggcatcgatgctcattcCCTTTTAGGCATCTTATAGATTTTTCAATATTCTCATAAATTGCATTGAAAAAAAATTGGGTTGTGTTTATAGAGTTACTTTGCCTTGTTGCCATGGGAACTGGTGGCCAGCTGCAAGTTGCCCTGTTTTTCTCAAACCATAACCTCCTCATTTGTCTCCTCTTTGATCTCCTCTTTCACCTCTTTTATCTTCTCCTCTGCTATCCTTTCCTTCAGCTTGCTTGCGCCTCCTGCATAAATTTCTTGTCCATTGGTGTGCGGAATGGGAGGTGGGTCAACTGGACAGGTTCCCTCCAAAACGGCTGCCACCTCCCTTATGCAAGGCCTTAAGCATGATCTATCCTGCATACACCAAAATGCTATCCTAAGGGCCCTTTCAACTTGATCCCAGTCCAAGTTACCTTCCATCCTGTCATCAACAATGCCATCCAGGCGACCGTTCTGATATTCTTGAAATGCCCATTCACGAATCCCCTTATTTTCTGGACAATCACAGTTAGGATCTCTCTTGCCACTGATTATCTGCAACAGCATCAACCCAAACCTGAAAACATCTTGTTCGGGGGAAGATTCCGAGCAAGAAGTGCTTTCAGTTTCACTAGAAGTTGCCTGAGATAGCCTGCTAAGGCCAAAATCTGTCAGCTTGGGTATAAATTTATCATCCAACATGACATTCTCCAGCTTCAGATTGGAGTGTGAAATACAATCACGACATTCCGAATGCAAATAAGCAATGGCTCGTGCAATCCCTATAACTATGTGGAACCTTCTCTGCCAATTCAGTTCCCTAGCCTTGTTTGTGCAACCAAATAGCCACTGATCAAGAGACCCGTTGTTCACATACTCATAAACTATAATTCTATGTTGAGCCTCACAACAAAAGCCCTGCAAACAGACCAAGTTTCTATGCCTGGTAATCCCTAAACTGCACAAGATCATCCTAAATTCCTTCTCTGTAATTTGAACGCTTAGCTGTTTGATTATCACAGGATTACTGTTGGGCAGAATTCCCTTGAAAACAGTTGGACCTAGTTGGTGACTAAATTTCCCAGTCAATTCTCCTATTTCTACAAATGTCAACCTGACTAGAGATCTAGAACATGGATCCATTAGTTGGTGCTTAGTGGAAGGAATAGTCTGCGTTCTTCTTATTCCTTTCCTTGTAAATATGTACCAACCAACTCCTATTTGTATGGCTAGAAATGCACCAAAAGTTGCGATGATTGCTACCCCAATGCAGGAGCCAAAAAGACCAGGGGTTCTTGAGCTAGATGCATTAGGTGAAGGAGATTGAAATGTTGTTAACGAATTTGGACTCGGTCGATTAGGATGCAAATGAATAGCATGATCAGACACTGCTTCTGGCGTAAGACATACCTTAAGAAATGAAATTGCAGGAACAGATTCATAACTATATCCACTGATGTAATCAGTCCTTTTAATCCTGCAGATGCCAGACCCATCATTGATGGCTGTTGCAGCAACACATGAACTATCCTTCAAGCAGTTATCTCTGCAACTCTG contains these protein-coding regions:
- the LOC131038698 gene encoding G-type lectin S-receptor-like serine/threonine-protein kinase SD3-1, encoding MVTSALAWASRCQYVTLLVIVGFVMRMSTCSSEKKPIWASIPLGSKLSASEEVYWLSQNGTFAMGFFSIEHNGIYSVGIWYNSIPKQAQAVVWTAGDDVRVSSNSTFELGADGNFILFDHLVGTPAWTSNTSNIGVVGACFHDNGNFVLTDNEDRIVWGSFHSPTDTLLPGQTLAMGQTLRASSKTSIASHYALELDEFGNLVLKWSADVVYWESRTGSSADFLASKSSVPTGASFLGNGILGLFNEERSMVWSRYSGDFTDPSVVLRHLRLDSDGNLRMYSWIEATKMWAVGWQAVENQCGVFNTCGLYGVCSFNSTGPICQCPFEKGSNSEQILEGGVSRACRKKMKLGDCSTGTSILVLKKTVLYGIYPPQDVYNYSSVQSCRDNCLKDSSCVAATAINDGSGICRIKRTDYISGYSYESVPAISFLKVCLTPEAVSDHAIHLHPNRPSPNSLTTFQSPSPNASSSRTPGLFGSCIGVAIIATFGAFLAIQIGVGWYIFTRKGIRRTQTIPSTKHQLMDPCSRSLVRLTFVEIGELTGKFSHQLGPTVFKGILPNSNPVIIKQLSVQITEKEFRMILCSLGITRHRNLVCLQGFCCEAQHRIIVYEYVNNGSLDQWLFGCTNKARELNWQRRFHIVIGIARAIAYLHSECRDCISHSNLKLENVMLDDKFIPKLTDFGLSRLSQATSSETESTSCSESSPEQDVFRFGLMLLQIISGKRDPNCDCPENKGIREWAFQEYQNGRLDGIVDDRMEGNLDWDQVERALRIAFWCMQDRSCLRPCIREVAAVLEGTCPVDPPPIPHTNGQEIYAGGASKLKERIAEEKIKEVKEEIKEETNEEVMV